Within the Heliomicrobium undosum genome, the region CGCCCACGTTTTTATCTTTCAGGTCGGCGAGGGTCTTGACGGGGGAGCCTTCCTTGACGATGATGGCTTGGACGGAATCGTAATAGGGCTTGGAGAAGCCGATGCTCTCTTTGCGCTTTTCCGTGATCGTCATCGCCGAGGCGATCATGTCGATGCTCTGGTTCTGCAGTTCGGCGATCAGGCTGTCAAAGGGCGTATTCTTGATCTCCACCTCGACGCCGATCTCCTTGCCGATTTCCTTGGCCAGGTCGACGTCGAAGCCGATGATTTCGCCTTTTTCGTCCTTCCATTCAAAGGGGCGGTAGGTGGCTTCCGTGCCGACGACGATTTTCTTCTTGGCCGTCGTGGTTGTGGCGGGGGCGTTGCCGCCGCATCCGGCGAGACTGACGAGCAGGCCTGTGGCGAGCGCTGCGGCGCAGCCGATGCGCATCCATTTGGTCATCTGATAGGTCCTCCGTTTCGCGTTGGGTTTTGACATACGCGCATATTATACAAGTGTGAGCATAAAATCACAAGAACAAATAAACGGCAATTGCATGCAGTAACTGTGTGGGAGCGGTTTCCTATTAAAAACCTGCCGGCGACATCGGCGCGGTCAAGGAAAAAAGTTCGTGAAAACAATGACAATTTTTATGTGTGAAAGGCTAAACTCGGTTCCAACGGAAGACGATAGTAACGGTGAGGGACTTGGGTAGGGATACCCGAAGGGAGAGATGGCCATGGATGGCATTCGCGTCGTCCCCGTTTTCCCTCCACAGTACTTTCCCCAAAAAGAGAGGGAACGGGCAAAGGAAGTCCTCCCAACGACCAAGGGAAAACCAAAAGAATTTTCCCAATTGTTGATGGAGGCCATCCAGAAGGAGCAAAGGAAGGCACACTGACGCCCGGGAGACCGCCCCAACGGAAGAGAAAACCCGAGAACAGAGAAAAGAAACGGAGCGCAAACAAAGAACCAGACCCGAAAATGAAACGAAGAC harbors:
- a CDS encoding basic amino acid ABC transporter substrate-binding protein encodes the protein MTKWMRIGCAAALATGLLVSLAGCGGNAPATTTTAKKKIVVGTEATYRPFEWKDEKGEIIGFDVDLAKEIGKEIGVEVEIKNTPFDSLIAELQNQSIDMIASAMTITEKRKESIGFSKPYYDSVQAIIVKEGSPVKTLADLKDKNVGVQNGTTGMGVAEKLLGERSAKIKRFETCPDALNTLRIDGLDAVIADKPVAQNYLVNNPDAKLLVLEDTSLEKEQFGFAVRKDDTELQQKINDALDKLEKNGKIKELSVKYFGAK